A window of the Arthrobacter sp. Marseille-P9274 genome harbors these coding sequences:
- a CDS encoding ABC transporter permease yields MTVLNGRKALKPAPGQGTAAARARRSNGTSDGLMRVYQLVLAAVVLGAWELLGRAGIIDEFFFPLPSDILATVWSWISTGYVFPHLWITLQEALLAFAVGAAAGLFLGFLLARVRFLERLFDPFLQMFNALPRVVLAPIFLLWFGLGIWSKVAFGFTLVFFIVFFNTLEGVKNVDRVLVDNARMLGASEKQLLRHVFIPSALTWIFSSLHISVGFAITGAVVGEYLGASAGVGYAIAQAQGVFDTQGVFAGMFILMIVVLIIDLLVNRLEKHLLRWRPVQSS; encoded by the coding sequence GTGACCGTCCTGAATGGCCGAAAGGCCCTCAAGCCCGCCCCCGGCCAGGGCACCGCCGCCGCCCGCGCGCGGCGGAGCAACGGTACCTCCGACGGCCTCATGCGGGTGTACCAGCTGGTTTTGGCCGCCGTCGTGCTCGGCGCGTGGGAACTCCTCGGCCGCGCCGGCATCATCGACGAGTTCTTTTTCCCGCTGCCCTCTGACATCCTCGCCACGGTCTGGTCCTGGATCTCCACCGGCTACGTCTTCCCGCACCTGTGGATCACCCTGCAGGAAGCGCTGCTGGCCTTCGCGGTAGGTGCCGCCGCGGGGCTGTTCCTGGGCTTCCTGCTCGCGCGGGTGCGCTTCCTGGAGCGGCTCTTCGACCCGTTCCTGCAGATGTTCAACGCGCTGCCGCGCGTGGTGCTGGCGCCGATCTTCCTGCTCTGGTTCGGCCTCGGCATCTGGTCGAAGGTAGCCTTCGGCTTCACGCTGGTGTTCTTCATCGTCTTCTTCAACACCCTCGAAGGCGTGAAGAACGTGGACCGCGTGCTGGTGGACAATGCCCGGATGCTCGGCGCCTCGGAGAAGCAGCTGCTGCGCCACGTCTTCATTCCCAGCGCGCTGACCTGGATCTTCTCGAGCCTGCACATCAGCGTCGGCTTCGCCATCACCGGCGCGGTGGTCGGCGAATACCTCGGCGCCTCGGCCGGCGTGGGCTATGCGATTGCCCAGGCCCAGGGCGTCTTCGACACCCAGGGCGTCTTCGCGGGCATGTTCATCCTCATGATCGTGGTGCTGATCATCGACCTGCTGGTCAACCGCCTGGAGAAGCACCTGCTCCGGTGGCGCCCGGTCCAGTCTTCCTGA
- a CDS encoding CaiB/BaiF CoA-transferase family protein: MTENEIAPLAGVRVLELGNYIAAPTAGRLLADFGAEVIKVERPGTGDELRNWRLYQGKTSMLYRTINRNKKSVVLDLRTEAGRKAVLALVAECDILLENFRPGTLEKWGLGPEVLNEANPELVITRISAFGQTGPLSERPGFAAVAEAYSGFRNLVGDPDRAPVRVGVSIGDSIAGLYAAFGSVMSLFQREGRRRQGTSAVPLRERVVDVALHEAMFSMMESLVPDYEGYGVRRERVGGRMEGIAPSNAYVCADGGSIVVAGNGDGIYKRYMDTIGRPDLGIDPGLQSNDGRWARREELDAAIGEWAAGRTTAEALEALDAAGVPAGPIYTAADIVDDEQYAARKMVQKFDVSTGDEMLHDVGFPGVVPVIGGESLPIRNLGPDLGEHTDEVLGGLLGMDAKEIDAAAGREEALQG, translated from the coding sequence ATGACTGAGAACGAGATTGCGCCGCTCGCGGGCGTGCGCGTGCTGGAGCTGGGCAATTACATTGCGGCGCCGACGGCCGGGCGGCTGCTGGCCGACTTCGGCGCCGAGGTGATCAAGGTGGAGCGGCCGGGCACCGGCGACGAGCTGCGCAACTGGCGGCTCTACCAGGGCAAGACGTCCATGCTGTACCGGACGATCAACCGGAACAAGAAGTCGGTGGTGCTGGACCTGCGCACGGAGGCCGGCCGCAAGGCGGTGCTGGCGCTGGTCGCCGAGTGCGACATCCTGCTGGAGAACTTCCGCCCGGGCACGCTGGAGAAGTGGGGGCTGGGCCCCGAGGTGCTGAACGAGGCCAATCCGGAGCTGGTGATCACGCGGATTTCGGCCTTCGGGCAGACCGGCCCGCTGTCCGAGCGGCCGGGCTTCGCCGCGGTGGCGGAGGCCTACAGCGGCTTCCGCAACCTGGTGGGCGATCCGGACCGGGCGCCGGTGCGCGTGGGCGTGTCCATCGGGGACTCGATCGCCGGGCTCTATGCGGCGTTCGGTTCCGTGATGAGCCTGTTCCAGCGGGAAGGACGACGGCGGCAGGGGACTTCGGCGGTTCCGTTGCGCGAGCGGGTGGTCGACGTGGCGCTGCACGAGGCCATGTTCTCGATGATGGAGTCGCTGGTCCCGGACTACGAGGGCTACGGAGTCCGCCGCGAACGGGTCGGCGGACGAATGGAGGGCATTGCGCCGTCGAACGCCTATGTCTGCGCGGACGGCGGCAGCATCGTGGTGGCCGGCAACGGGGACGGAATCTACAAGCGCTACATGGATACCATCGGCCGGCCCGACCTCGGCATCGACCCGGGCCTGCAGTCCAACGACGGGCGCTGGGCCCGCCGGGAGGAGCTGGACGCGGCGATCGGGGAGTGGGCCGCGGGACGGACCACCGCCGAAGCGCTGGAAGCCTTGGACGCCGCCGGGGTTCCCGCCGGCCCCATCTACACCGCGGCCGATATCGTCGACGACGAGCAGTACGCCGCCCGCAAGATGGTCCAGAAGTTCGACGTCTCCACCGGCGACGAAATGCTGCACGACGTGGGCTTCCCGGGCGTGGTGCCGGTGATCGGCGGCGAGTCGCTGCCGATCCGCAACCTGGGGCCGGACTTGGGCGAGCATACGGACGAGGTGCTCGGCGGTCTGCTGGGCATGGATGCGAAGGAAATCGATGCGGCCGCCGGCCGCGAGGAGGCACTGCAGGGATGA
- a CDS encoding phosphatidic acid phosphatase yields MSDQPTRRHRTARLITEALAPAVLVTLVLVGAPLALPEVTLAEVAVAILFVTALPFGVVYLLARRGTLSDHHVGNRSQRGPVLAFTGVSMIVGLWVLSLMGAALAFHRLIFTVLLGLALSMAVNLVWKVSVHAAVAAFFAALLASAAMPLGVLWGVVPLAVGWSRVQLGDHSWAQVLAGWASGVAMFAVYRLFLR; encoded by the coding sequence GTGTCAGACCAGCCAACCCGGCGCCACAGGACGGCGCGCCTCATCACCGAGGCGCTCGCCCCGGCTGTGCTGGTCACGCTCGTCCTGGTCGGGGCTCCCCTGGCCCTGCCGGAGGTCACCTTGGCCGAGGTGGCCGTTGCCATCCTCTTCGTCACCGCGCTGCCGTTCGGCGTCGTCTACCTGCTGGCCCGCCGCGGGACCCTGAGCGACCATCACGTGGGAAACCGTAGCCAGCGCGGCCCGGTCTTGGCCTTCACCGGTGTCTCGATGATCGTGGGCCTCTGGGTCCTGTCCCTCATGGGCGCAGCGCTGGCCTTCCACCGGCTGATCTTTACCGTGCTGCTCGGGCTCGCGCTCTCGATGGCCGTCAACCTGGTCTGGAAGGTCTCGGTCCACGCCGCCGTCGCAGCGTTTTTCGCCGCCCTGCTCGCCTCCGCCGCCATGCCGCTGGGTGTGCTCTGGGGCGTGGTGCCGCTCGCCGTCGGCTGGTCCCGGGTCCAGCTCGGGGACCATTCCTGGGCTCAGGTGCTGGCCGGCTGGGCCTCGGGCGTGGCCATGTTCGCGGTGTACAGGCTGTTCCTGCGCTGA
- a CDS encoding D-glycerate dehydrogenase, whose product MGARFLVTTAIPQPGMQLLEAAGDVTVLPEPPDYQTLAELCASGDFDVVLTQLRDVVDGPLLARAQIRGVSNYAVGYNNIDVEAATAHGILVGNTPGVLTDATADIALLLILGTARRVVEADRLVREGGFHGWEPELMLGSDVSGRVLGLAGFGRIARATARRALGFGMEVVFAPRPPGDRPVSDEELGEFAGGVRQVGWDELVECSDFLSIHVPLNEQTRHLVDADVLARMKPGAILVNTARGPIVDEAALVEALRTGVIAGAGLDVFEDEPRLAPGLAELPNTVLLPHIGSATVPVRAEMARLSALNAVAMAEGSLPPHPVNPEARA is encoded by the coding sequence ATGGGAGCCAGGTTCCTGGTGACGACGGCGATTCCCCAGCCGGGGATGCAGCTGCTCGAGGCCGCCGGCGACGTCACGGTGCTGCCCGAACCTCCGGACTACCAAACGCTCGCCGAGCTGTGCGCCTCGGGCGATTTCGACGTCGTACTCACCCAGCTGCGGGACGTGGTGGACGGGCCGCTGCTGGCGCGGGCGCAGATCCGCGGGGTGTCCAACTACGCCGTGGGTTACAACAACATCGACGTCGAGGCCGCCACGGCGCACGGCATCCTGGTCGGGAACACGCCTGGCGTGCTGACCGATGCGACCGCGGACATCGCCCTGCTGCTCATCCTCGGCACCGCCCGCCGCGTGGTGGAGGCGGACCGGTTGGTGCGCGAGGGCGGCTTCCACGGCTGGGAGCCGGAACTGATGCTCGGCTCGGATGTCTCCGGCCGGGTGCTGGGGCTGGCGGGCTTCGGCCGCATTGCCCGGGCCACCGCGCGGCGGGCCCTGGGCTTCGGCATGGAGGTGGTTTTCGCGCCGCGGCCGCCGGGCGACCGCCCGGTCAGCGACGAAGAGCTCGGCGAGTTCGCCGGCGGGGTCCGCCAGGTCGGCTGGGACGAGCTGGTCGAGTGCAGCGATTTCCTCTCCATCCACGTGCCGCTGAACGAGCAGACCCGGCACCTGGTCGACGCGGACGTGCTGGCCCGGATGAAGCCCGGCGCCATCCTCGTCAACACCGCCCGCGGGCCCATCGTGGACGAAGCCGCCCTGGTCGAGGCCCTGCGCACCGGGGTGATCGCCGGAGCCGGCCTGGACGTCTTCGAAGACGAACCGCGGCTGGCGCCCGGGCTGGCGGAACTGCCCAACACGGTGCTGCTCCCGCACATCGGCAGCGCCACAGTTCCCGTCCGCGCGGAGATGGCCCGGCTCAGCGCCCTCAACGCCGTCGCCATGGCCGAAGGCTCGCTGCCGCCCCACCCGGTGAACCCGGAGGCACGGGCATGA
- the soxR gene encoding redox-sensitive transcriptional activator SoxR — MDKPDPSHKELTPGELSARTGTAVSALHFYEKEGLISSRRTAGNQRRYRRDMLRRVSFIRVSQQLGIPLRDIRAALETLPRDKAPTRADWKRLSARWRDELDERIGQLQRLRDNLTGCIGCGCLSLRSCTLYNPADQLGGDGPGPRRLLPQARPQPVD, encoded by the coding sequence ATGGACAAGCCCGATCCGAGCCACAAAGAACTCACGCCGGGCGAGCTCTCCGCCCGCACCGGCACCGCTGTGTCCGCCCTGCACTTCTACGAGAAGGAAGGGCTTATCTCCAGCCGCCGCACAGCCGGGAACCAGCGGCGCTACCGCCGGGACATGCTCCGCCGGGTGTCCTTCATCCGCGTCTCCCAGCAGTTGGGCATTCCGCTCCGGGACATCAGGGCGGCGCTGGAAACCCTGCCCCGGGACAAAGCGCCGACGAGGGCCGACTGGAAGCGGCTCTCCGCCCGTTGGCGGGACGAACTGGATGAACGGATCGGCCAGCTCCAGCGTCTGCGGGACAACCTGACCGGCTGCATCGGCTGCGGCTGCCTCTCGCTCAGGAGCTGCACACTCTACAACCCGGCGGATCAACTCGGCGGCGACGGGCCGGGACCCCGGCGGCTGCTGCCCCAGGCCCGCCCCCAGCCCGTCGACTGA
- a CDS encoding IclR family transcriptional regulator: MPAPQTPAKTGNNPLLVLAKISAILDAFSLTRPVLTLAGIREVTGMPTSTVQRLVTNLTAQGFLDREDDAYRIGLKMAYWAAPATRGKEILDVLNPLLKDLRDATGETACFFKAEQRYRVCVGIAETRHALRREMHLGKIMPLHAGSAGRVLLAWDAELLDRVLKQPLESITESTITSSEDLQAVVKQTRTDGFAITTDERETGASGLSAPVFDSSAGLVGAVTISGPTLRMPREVCEGWVETLLQTAERMTRIIGGRFPGEAAS, from the coding sequence ATGCCAGCCCCGCAAACCCCAGCCAAGACGGGAAACAACCCGCTGCTTGTGCTCGCCAAGATCAGCGCCATTTTGGACGCCTTTTCGCTCACTCGGCCCGTGCTGACGCTGGCCGGCATCCGCGAGGTGACCGGGATGCCGACCTCCACCGTGCAGCGGCTGGTCACCAACCTGACCGCCCAGGGGTTCCTGGACCGGGAGGACGACGCCTACCGGATTGGCCTGAAGATGGCGTACTGGGCGGCCCCGGCGACGCGGGGCAAGGAGATCCTCGACGTGCTCAACCCGCTCCTGAAGGACCTGCGCGACGCCACCGGCGAGACCGCGTGCTTCTTCAAGGCCGAACAGCGCTACCGCGTCTGCGTCGGGATCGCCGAGACGCGGCACGCGCTGCGGCGGGAAATGCACCTGGGCAAGATCATGCCGCTGCACGCCGGTTCCGCCGGCCGCGTGCTGCTCGCGTGGGACGCCGAACTGCTGGACCGGGTCCTGAAACAGCCGCTGGAATCTATTACGGAATCCACCATCACCAGCTCCGAGGACCTGCAGGCCGTGGTCAAGCAGACCCGCACCGACGGCTTCGCCATCACCACCGACGAGCGCGAGACCGGCGCCTCCGGCCTGTCGGCGCCGGTCTTCGACTCCTCGGCCGGCCTGGTCGGCGCGGTCACCATCTCCGGGCCGACGCTGCGGATGCCGCGCGAGGTGTGCGAGGGCTGGGTGGAGACCCTGCTCCAGACCGCGGAGCGGATGACCCGGATCATCGGCGGCCGCTTCCCCGGCGAAGCCGCCTCCTAG
- a CDS encoding GntP family permease, giving the protein MSDIAVLINTGVAVLATVVLIVRFRVNPVISLVIGSVYLGLSTGLGVTKTVETITGGFGEIMVEVGLLIAFGVLMGSILNETGAIRRLVEHLLRVFGPKRLPYTMGLAIGTALQSIFLDVLLVISAPLARRLAPRIGKLGTARMATAMAIALECGIVFMVPGVAALALAGLLGVPLGKMMIFGLMLIIPTIIISIAIMSFLFHKGFWNEAKDEDSTFVEDDGGPSDAGSAGATPAGRAASGTATSPTGGSGAEELEPVPAAVAVAERPEEKEAPLLVLFAPLLTALLLIAAGAVVEILELEIAWLQLLGNPVIALLIGLIGTGVVGRFTVGQARVENAITTGFKESGQILILTGVGGSLAATVAAAGLGDILGGFFSASTVAPLLVVWGIAAVLHIAVGSVTLSAITAAGLLAPIAPALGIDPVLIALAAGAGSLFMVHVTSNTFWLLQSLLGQSVRGALKSVTVGVSVASVVAILLILPMSLFF; this is encoded by the coding sequence ATGTCCGACATTGCTGTTTTGATCAACACCGGGGTGGCCGTGCTCGCCACCGTGGTGTTGATTGTCAGGTTCAGGGTCAATCCCGTCATCTCGCTGGTTATCGGTTCCGTCTACCTCGGCCTCTCCACAGGGCTGGGCGTGACCAAGACGGTGGAGACGATCACCGGCGGGTTCGGCGAGATCATGGTGGAGGTCGGCCTGCTGATCGCCTTCGGCGTGCTGATGGGCTCCATTCTCAACGAGACCGGCGCCATCCGCCGCCTCGTGGAGCACCTGCTGCGGGTCTTCGGACCCAAGCGCCTGCCGTACACCATGGGTCTGGCCATCGGGACCGCGCTGCAGTCCATCTTCCTGGACGTGCTGCTGGTGATTTCGGCGCCGCTGGCCCGGCGGCTGGCACCGAGGATCGGCAAGCTGGGCACGGCCCGGATGGCCACGGCGATGGCGATCGCGCTTGAGTGCGGCATCGTCTTCATGGTCCCCGGGGTCGCAGCCCTGGCGCTGGCCGGCCTGCTCGGCGTGCCGCTGGGGAAGATGATGATCTTCGGCCTGATGCTGATCATCCCGACGATCATCATCTCGATCGCGATCATGTCCTTCCTGTTCCACAAGGGCTTCTGGAATGAAGCCAAGGACGAGGATTCGACCTTCGTCGAGGACGACGGCGGCCCCTCCGACGCCGGTTCCGCCGGCGCAACACCGGCCGGCCGTGCGGCGTCCGGCACGGCAACCTCCCCGACGGGCGGTTCCGGTGCCGAAGAACTTGAGCCGGTGCCGGCGGCGGTGGCCGTCGCGGAGCGTCCCGAGGAGAAGGAAGCGCCCCTGTTGGTGCTCTTCGCCCCGCTGCTGACTGCGCTGCTGCTGATCGCTGCGGGCGCCGTCGTGGAGATCCTCGAGCTGGAGATCGCCTGGCTGCAGCTGCTCGGCAACCCGGTGATCGCGCTGCTGATCGGCCTGATCGGCACCGGCGTGGTGGGCCGCTTCACGGTCGGCCAGGCGCGGGTGGAGAACGCCATCACCACGGGCTTCAAGGAGAGCGGGCAGATCCTGATCCTGACCGGGGTGGGCGGCTCGCTCGCGGCCACGGTCGCCGCCGCCGGCCTCGGCGACATCCTCGGCGGCTTCTTCTCCGCCAGCACCGTCGCGCCGCTGCTCGTAGTGTGGGGCATCGCCGCCGTGCTGCACATCGCCGTCGGAAGCGTCACGCTGTCCGCCATCACGGCGGCGGGCCTGCTGGCGCCGATCGCCCCCGCGCTCGGCATCGACCCGGTGCTGATCGCGCTCGCCGCGGGCGCCGGTTCGCTGTTCATGGTGCACGTCACCAGCAACACCTTCTGGCTGCTGCAGTCGCTGCTGGGCCAGAGCGTCCGCGGCGCGCTGAAGTCGGTGACCGTCGGCGTCTCGGTGGCGTCCGTCGTCGCCATACTGCTGATCCTGCCCATGAGCCTGTTCTTCTGA
- a CDS encoding ABC transporter ATP-binding protein gives MTLSSAGAPTQYAVELQGCTKQFTTPGGGTYFAVRDIDLKVEPGRFVSIVGPTGSGKSTILNMAAGLLTPSTGSVSSFGSPVNGVNRRASYMFQQDALLPWKTVIDNVSLGLTMAGVGKAEAYSEARRWLEKVGLKNFADRYPHQLSGGMRKRTAVAQAWIVNPDILLMDEPFSALDVQTRQIMENELLALWQESGKAVVFITHDLDEAIALSDEVVILGAGPGSTVVGNYEITIPRPRDLLDIRDDPRFVEMHREIWGRLKIEVSKTYEAARAEEGEVA, from the coding sequence ATGACGCTATCTTCGGCAGGAGCGCCGACGCAGTATGCGGTGGAGCTGCAGGGCTGCACCAAGCAATTCACGACGCCGGGCGGCGGCACCTATTTCGCGGTGCGGGACATCGACCTGAAGGTCGAGCCGGGCCGGTTCGTCTCGATCGTCGGGCCGACCGGGTCCGGCAAGTCGACGATCCTGAACATGGCCGCCGGCCTGCTCACGCCGTCCACCGGATCGGTCAGCAGCTTCGGCTCGCCCGTCAACGGGGTCAACCGCCGCGCCTCCTACATGTTCCAGCAGGACGCCCTGCTGCCGTGGAAGACCGTGATCGATAACGTCAGCCTCGGGCTGACCATGGCCGGAGTCGGCAAGGCCGAAGCGTACTCCGAGGCGCGGCGCTGGCTGGAGAAGGTCGGCCTGAAGAATTTCGCGGACCGGTATCCGCACCAGCTCAGCGGCGGGATGCGCAAGCGCACCGCGGTGGCCCAGGCTTGGATCGTCAACCCCGACATCCTCCTGATGGACGAGCCGTTTTCCGCGCTGGACGTGCAGACGCGCCAGATCATGGAGAACGAGCTGCTGGCGCTGTGGCAGGAATCGGGCAAGGCTGTTGTCTTCATCACGCACGACCTGGACGAGGCGATCGCGCTCTCCGACGAGGTGGTGATCCTCGGCGCAGGGCCGGGGAGCACCGTCGTCGGCAATTACGAGATCACCATCCCGCGCCCCCGTGACCTGCTCGACATTCGGGACGATCCCCGGTTCGTGGAGATGCACCGCGAAATCTGGGGCCGGCTGAAGATCGAAGTTTCCAAGACCTACGAGGCCGCACGTGCGGAAGAAGGTGAAGTGGCGTGA
- a CDS encoding hydroxymethylglutaryl-CoA lyase, which yields MSFTLEPRAGLRDVTLRDGLQLTGKMLSTARKVEIVRELVRLGVPEIELGSMARAHLVPPMANTLEVVDQLTPQELERCWIWVATPGHVAKAAAAGARNFQYCFSASDSHNQANIGRSTEASLAALPQAVEYARAVGGRIQLCIATSFTCPFEGQVPEDRVLAIANDPRAEGTCDIVICDTLGQAVPAQVSSLIRRVGEESPARRIVYHGHDTWGLGVANTLAAISAGAQLVDGALGGLGGCPFAPGASGNTSSEDILFATRPEWLTPENFGAMVELSEKLLAELGEPNRSKSAQGARSKAKAFEWVIAGSPEPACDRSN from the coding sequence ATGAGCTTCACCTTGGAACCCCGCGCGGGCCTGCGCGACGTGACCCTGCGGGACGGCCTGCAGCTGACCGGCAAGATGCTCTCCACCGCACGGAAGGTGGAAATCGTGCGCGAACTGGTGCGCCTCGGCGTGCCGGAGATCGAGCTCGGATCGATGGCCCGGGCGCACCTGGTGCCGCCGATGGCCAACACCCTCGAGGTGGTGGACCAGCTGACTCCCCAGGAGCTGGAGCGCTGCTGGATTTGGGTGGCGACCCCGGGCCACGTGGCCAAGGCCGCGGCCGCCGGAGCACGCAACTTCCAGTACTGCTTCTCCGCGTCGGACTCGCACAACCAGGCCAACATCGGCCGCAGCACCGAGGCCAGCCTGGCGGCCCTGCCGCAGGCGGTCGAGTATGCGCGGGCCGTCGGCGGGCGGATCCAGCTGTGCATCGCCACGTCCTTCACCTGCCCCTTCGAAGGGCAGGTCCCCGAGGACCGCGTGCTGGCGATCGCCAATGATCCGCGCGCCGAGGGCACCTGCGACATCGTCATCTGCGACACCTTGGGACAGGCGGTGCCGGCCCAGGTGTCGTCGCTGATCCGGCGGGTCGGGGAGGAATCCCCGGCGCGGCGGATCGTCTACCACGGCCACGACACCTGGGGACTGGGAGTGGCCAACACGCTGGCCGCGATTTCGGCCGGGGCGCAGCTGGTGGACGGGGCCCTCGGCGGGCTCGGCGGCTGCCCGTTCGCCCCGGGTGCCAGCGGCAACACGTCGTCGGAGGACATCCTGTTCGCCACGCGGCCCGAGTGGCTGACCCCGGAAAACTTCGGCGCCATGGTTGAGCTGTCGGAGAAGCTGCTGGCCGAACTCGGCGAGCCGAACCGGTCCAAGTCCGCGCAGGGCGCCCGGTCTAAGGCGAAGGCGTTCGAATGGGTCATCGCCGGCAGCCCCGAACCCGCCTGCGACAGGAGCAACTGA
- a CDS encoding ABC transporter substrate-binding protein, protein MNHPENRRSRRLRRFKPLAAAAALVLALAACGAPASAPPGQQGSGEAQDGAAGGDKIVIGVGGQTLLTYMPTTLAQQLGYYEDEGLNVELQDLQGGSKALTAMLGGSTDVTSGYYEHTIQMQAKNQPIKAFVDMGLSSGLALVVAPDQEGSIKSIADLKGKNVGVTSPGSSTDMFVKYLLSENGMNKEDASVSAIGAGSSAVAAVENGQVDAAVMLEPDVTVLAKRLGKDPAIIEDVRTLDGLKEVFGTDAWPSSSLYAKTDWLEQNPEDAKKLASAIKRTLEYIQTHSGKEIAAEMPEKYAGGDVDQYATVIEELKATLSKDGAFTEEGAEAVLKTQRIANPEVGEKEIDLSTTYTNEFVQ, encoded by the coding sequence ATGAACCACCCGGAGAACCGCCGCAGCCGCCGGCTCCGCCGTTTCAAGCCCCTGGCCGCAGCCGCGGCCCTCGTCCTCGCGCTGGCCGCGTGCGGCGCGCCCGCCTCGGCTCCGCCCGGGCAGCAGGGCAGCGGCGAGGCCCAGGACGGGGCCGCCGGCGGTGACAAGATCGTCATCGGCGTCGGCGGGCAGACCCTGCTCACCTACATGCCGACCACGCTCGCGCAGCAGCTCGGCTACTACGAGGACGAGGGGCTCAACGTCGAGCTGCAGGACCTACAGGGCGGCTCCAAGGCACTGACCGCCATGCTCGGCGGCAGCACCGATGTAACAAGCGGCTACTACGAGCACACCATCCAGATGCAGGCCAAGAACCAGCCGATCAAGGCCTTCGTCGACATGGGCCTGTCTTCCGGACTCGCCCTGGTGGTGGCCCCGGACCAGGAAGGCAGCATCAAGTCCATTGCGGACCTGAAGGGCAAGAACGTCGGCGTCACGTCGCCGGGCTCCTCGACGGACATGTTCGTCAAGTACCTGCTGTCGGAGAACGGCATGAACAAGGAGGACGCCTCCGTCTCCGCGATCGGCGCCGGCTCCTCCGCGGTTGCCGCCGTCGAAAACGGGCAGGTGGACGCCGCCGTCATGCTCGAACCCGATGTCACCGTGCTGGCCAAGCGCCTGGGCAAGGACCCGGCCATCATCGAAGACGTCCGCACCCTGGATGGCCTGAAGGAGGTCTTCGGCACGGACGCCTGGCCGTCCTCCAGCCTCTACGCCAAGACCGACTGGCTCGAGCAGAACCCGGAGGACGCCAAGAAGCTGGCCAGCGCGATCAAGCGCACGCTGGAGTACATCCAGACGCACTCGGGCAAGGAGATCGCGGCGGAGATGCCGGAGAAGTACGCCGGCGGCGACGTCGACCAGTACGCCACGGTGATCGAGGAGCTGAAGGCCACCCTCAGCAAGGACGGGGCGTTCACCGAGGAGGGCGCCGAGGCCGTGCTCAAGACCCAGCGGATCGCCAACCCCGAGGTGGGCGAGAAGGAGATCGACCTGTCGACGACCTACACCAACGAGTTCGTGCAGTAA
- a CDS encoding glycerate kinase: MTVLVAPDSFKGTYTAEQVAAAVAEGVAAGGEAAVQLPVADGGEGTYAALCRGMLARPVPVEVLNPWGAPAAAEIGLTADGTAIVELAQASGIALPHAGDRDPVSASTYGTGMMIAAAVRHGATRILVAAGGSATTDGGAGAVRAIQEAGGLRGAALTVLSDVTTPFEDAARVFGPQKGADPATVERLEERLRTLAAGYPRNPCGIARTGAAGGFAGGLWANFGAELVSGADAVLDAVGFDEALAAAAAVAVGEGRLDSQTGEGKIISAILRRVAGSGRNIPVFAVVGSVAEDLGGYRSNFADVLIATDRPAMRRAGEAIAAVAKVPAVNR; the protein is encoded by the coding sequence ATGACGGTCCTGGTAGCGCCGGACAGCTTCAAGGGGACCTACACCGCGGAGCAGGTCGCCGCCGCCGTGGCCGAGGGCGTGGCAGCAGGAGGCGAGGCGGCCGTGCAGCTGCCAGTGGCGGACGGCGGCGAGGGCACCTACGCGGCCTTGTGCCGCGGGATGCTGGCGCGGCCGGTCCCGGTCGAGGTGCTCAATCCCTGGGGCGCCCCCGCCGCGGCGGAGATCGGATTGACCGCGGACGGCACCGCCATCGTCGAGTTGGCGCAGGCCAGCGGAATCGCGCTGCCGCATGCCGGCGACCGGGATCCCGTCAGCGCGAGCACCTACGGCACCGGCATGATGATCGCCGCGGCGGTGCGGCACGGCGCCACCCGCATCCTAGTGGCGGCCGGCGGCTCGGCCACGACGGACGGCGGAGCCGGCGCGGTCCGGGCGATCCAGGAAGCGGGCGGCCTGCGGGGCGCCGCGCTGACCGTCCTCTCCGACGTCACGACGCCGTTCGAGGACGCGGCCCGGGTCTTCGGGCCGCAGAAGGGCGCGGACCCGGCCACCGTAGAACGCCTGGAGGAGCGGCTGCGGACCCTGGCCGCCGGCTATCCCCGGAACCCGTGCGGGATTGCGCGTACCGGGGCCGCGGGCGGATTCGCCGGCGGGCTCTGGGCGAACTTCGGCGCGGAGCTGGTCTCCGGTGCGGACGCCGTGCTGGATGCCGTGGGCTTCGACGAGGCGCTGGCGGCGGCCGCTGCGGTAGCGGTGGGCGAGGGCCGGCTGGATTCGCAGACCGGCGAGGGCAAGATTATCTCCGCTATCCTGCGCCGCGTGGCCGGGTCCGGCCGGAACATCCCGGTCTTCGCCGTGGTCGGCTCGGTCGCCGAGGACCTGGGTGGCTACCGGAGCAACTTCGCCGACGTGCTGATCGCCACCGACCGTCCCGCCATGCGCCGCGCGGGCGAGGCGATTGCCGCCGTCGCCAAGGTCCCCGCGGTGAACCGCTAG